A single region of the Streptomyces virginiae genome encodes:
- a CDS encoding ABC transporter permease, translating into MTALALRQTRRGALFVTGLAAGMSAVAVAAYASTVKDPADAAALEALAGNPAIRTLFGEPVALGDAGGFAVWRTGTVLAVVLAVWALLAATRITRGEEDAGRWDVLLAGRVPVTTVVARHVAVLAAASLVAGSAVFAGLVAAGAAVGGAAVHSAGLALCGVFFAAVGAMTAQVFATRSSASGAAVAVLGIGMLLRMVGDGVAALGWLRWLSPFGLMALTRPYDGNRIWPLMVLVAACLALVTGAAGAAGRRDIRGGYLRSPSGRAPRMWLLGSVQAFAVRRLVRPLAAWSAGVGAYYLLIGVLAVSMTDFLTGNPRFADLAAQAGFTGLGTVRGYAATLFALLAVPAGAFVAVRLATLAADETGRRLALLYAQPLTRARMLTAEIAAALGGVIVLTTVAGLATWSGTRAVGADLGLLAALAGAWNVLPVAFLCLGAGVLALGWAPRAVAVLGSLPAAGGFLLKVIAERSGLPAWVGQLSPFAHLAAVPDDPVNWSAAFLMTAVAALAAAAGAIGYQLRDLRT; encoded by the coding sequence GTGACTGCTCTTGCTCTGCGTCAGACCAGGCGCGGTGCGCTCTTCGTGACCGGGCTGGCGGCCGGAATGTCGGCGGTGGCGGTGGCCGCCTACGCGAGCACCGTAAAGGACCCTGCGGATGCGGCAGCGCTGGAGGCGCTGGCGGGGAACCCAGCGATCCGCACTCTGTTCGGCGAACCGGTGGCGCTGGGCGATGCCGGTGGGTTCGCCGTGTGGCGCACGGGGACGGTGTTGGCGGTCGTGCTGGCCGTGTGGGCGCTGCTCGCCGCGACGCGGATCACCCGGGGTGAGGAGGATGCCGGCCGGTGGGATGTGCTGCTGGCCGGGCGGGTGCCGGTCACGACCGTGGTGGCACGCCATGTCGCCGTCCTGGCGGCGGCGTCACTGGTCGCAGGTTCCGCCGTGTTCGCCGGCCTGGTCGCGGCGGGTGCCGCTGTGGGCGGCGCCGCGGTGCACAGTGCCGGGCTGGCGTTGTGCGGGGTGTTCTTCGCCGCGGTGGGCGCGATGACCGCTCAGGTGTTCGCCACACGATCGTCGGCCAGCGGCGCGGCGGTGGCTGTGCTCGGCATCGGCATGCTGCTACGGATGGTCGGGGACGGTGTCGCCGCCCTGGGGTGGCTGCGCTGGCTGTCGCCGTTCGGCCTGATGGCGCTGACCCGCCCGTACGACGGGAACCGGATCTGGCCTCTGATGGTCCTGGTGGCTGCTTGCCTGGCACTGGTCACCGGGGCCGCAGGCGCGGCCGGGCGGCGTGACATCCGCGGCGGCTACCTGCGCTCGCCCTCCGGCCGGGCACCGCGTATGTGGCTGCTCGGCTCGGTCCAGGCGTTCGCGGTGCGGCGGCTGGTGCGGCCTCTGGCCGCCTGGTCGGCCGGTGTCGGCGCGTACTACCTGCTCATCGGGGTGCTGGCCGTGTCCATGACGGACTTCCTTACCGGCAATCCACGGTTCGCCGACCTCGCCGCGCAGGCCGGCTTCACCGGGCTCGGCACCGTACGGGGATACGCCGCCACGCTGTTCGCGCTGCTGGCCGTCCCGGCAGGGGCCTTCGTCGCGGTCCGGCTCGCCACGCTCGCCGCCGACGAAACCGGTCGGCGCCTGGCTCTCCTCTATGCCCAGCCCCTCACCCGGGCGAGAATGCTCACCGCAGAGATCGCCGCCGCGCTCGGCGGCGTCATCGTGCTCACCACCGTCGCCGGCCTCGCCACCTGGAGCGGGACACGGGCCGTCGGTGCCGACCTCGGCCTCCTCGCCGCGCTGGCCGGGGCCTGGAATGTACTGCCGGTCGCATTCCTCTGCCTGGGCGCCGGTGTACTCGCTCTGGGCTGGGCGCCACGCGCGGTCGCCGTCCTCGGTTCGCTCCCGGCCGCGGGCGGGTTCCTGCTGAAAGTCATCGCCGAAAGGTCCGGACTGCCGGCGTGGGTTGGCCAGCTGTCCCCGTTCGCGCACTTGGCCGCCGTACCCGACGACCCCGTCAACTGGTCCGCGGCCTTCCTGATGACAGCTGTCGCCGCGCTCGCCGCGGCCGCTGGTGCCATCGGCTACCAACTGCGGGACCTTCGCACCTGA
- a CDS encoding ABC transporter ATP-binding protein — MVSPAFRTESLTKRYGRVLALDGLDLTVPAGEVFGFLGPNGAGKSTTIRLLLGLARPTAGRAWIFGTDAADVAVTHRRLAYVPADVALWPQLAGAEILELLARTGPGTDRSYRDELVDRFDLDLSKPGRAYSTGNRQKVALVAAFATRAPLLVLDEPTSGLDPLMEREFRRAVREARDNGQTVFLSSHQLAEVEAACDKVAILRAGRLVDVATVTELRRLHRTEVAVCFNTAPPDLAQVPGVEAVEVTGAASVRFTLTGPPGDALQVLAAADVVSLAVREPSLEEIFLGYYGGEQR; from the coding sequence ATGGTCTCGCCCGCCTTTCGTACGGAATCCCTGACCAAGCGCTATGGCCGCGTACTGGCGCTGGACGGGCTGGATCTGACTGTCCCGGCCGGCGAGGTGTTCGGCTTCCTCGGCCCCAACGGGGCCGGCAAGTCCACCACCATCCGGTTGCTGCTGGGGCTGGCCCGGCCCACCGCCGGCCGGGCATGGATCTTCGGCACCGACGCGGCCGACGTCGCGGTCACGCACCGGCGCCTGGCGTACGTGCCGGCCGACGTAGCGCTGTGGCCGCAGCTGGCCGGCGCCGAGATCCTTGAACTGCTCGCGCGCACGGGCCCCGGCACCGACCGGTCCTACCGGGACGAGCTGGTCGACCGGTTCGACCTCGACCTATCCAAGCCGGGCCGGGCGTATTCGACGGGCAACCGGCAGAAGGTGGCGCTGGTGGCCGCGTTCGCCACCCGGGCACCTCTGCTCGTGCTGGACGAGCCGACCAGCGGTCTGGATCCGCTGATGGAACGCGAGTTTCGCCGCGCGGTCCGCGAGGCCCGGGACAACGGCCAGACGGTGTTCCTCAGCTCCCACCAGCTCGCCGAGGTCGAGGCCGCCTGCGACAAGGTGGCGATCCTGCGTGCCGGGCGGCTCGTCGACGTCGCCACCGTGACGGAGTTGCGACGGCTGCACCGCACGGAAGTGGCGGTGTGCTTCAACACGGCGCCACCGGATCTGGCCCAAGTGCCCGGTGTGGAGGCCGTCGAGGTGACCGGCGCGGCCTCGGTGCGGTTCACCCTCACCGGCCCGCCGGGGGATGCGCTGCAGGTACTGGCGGCGGCAGATGTGGTCAGCCTCGCGGTGCGGGAACCTTCGCTCGAGGAGATCTTCCTCGGCTATTACGGCGGGGAGCAGCGGTGA
- a CDS encoding ATP-binding protein: MSLSAGFEGSEPIAEARLLARSFLADVQNIHGLRVSDRALDLVELVASELVTNTRKYAPGPSLLTLQVRDGCVDVTVWDSNPDMPTILPPDPTRVGQHGLEIIMASALTFQLHREPVGKRITASILLADDLATDAAGR, translated from the coding sequence GTGTCACTCTCTGCCGGGTTCGAGGGCAGTGAGCCGATCGCCGAGGCCCGGCTACTTGCCCGTTCCTTCCTGGCCGACGTGCAGAACATCCATGGCCTGCGCGTCTCGGACCGCGCTCTGGACCTGGTGGAGCTGGTCGCCAGCGAGCTGGTCACCAACACCCGCAAATACGCACCCGGCCCCAGCCTGCTGACCCTCCAGGTCCGAGACGGCTGCGTGGATGTGACCGTCTGGGACAGCAACCCGGATATGCCGACGATCCTGCCTCCAGACCCCACCCGAGTGGGACAGCACGGACTCGAGATCATCATGGCCTCCGCCCTGACCTTCCAGCTCCACCGCGAACCCGTCGGCAAACGGATCACCGCCTCCATCCTGCTCGCCGACGATCTGGCCACGGACGCGGCAGGCCGCTGA
- a CDS encoding replication initiator: MIRLDGPAGPYTPPPAWATPELLADAIRIAANCAHVSGPKVSGRVRPFAFGEQIDTRIIRSTAFQGGTAITEGKVAGYVAKYATKGTEAATGTLDHRLKRITELWCESMPEHAARMIRTTWTLGNRDDLKHLNLRKWAHMLGFRGHFSTKTRAYSTTLGALRAARAEWHHRHTPPPSPTTLVLVHWAYDGIGLTPDLERLAALINGGPTREQEVTAGA, from the coding sequence GTGATCCGCCTCGACGGCCCCGCAGGCCCGTACACCCCACCACCCGCATGGGCCACACCCGAACTCCTCGCCGACGCCATACGAATCGCAGCCAACTGCGCCCACGTCAGCGGTCCCAAGGTCAGCGGCCGCGTCCGCCCCTTCGCATTCGGCGAGCAGATCGACACCAGGATCATCCGATCAACGGCCTTCCAGGGCGGGACCGCGATCACCGAGGGCAAGGTCGCCGGGTACGTCGCCAAGTACGCCACCAAGGGCACCGAAGCCGCCACCGGCACCCTCGACCACCGGCTGAAGAGGATCACCGAGCTCTGGTGCGAGTCCATGCCCGAGCACGCCGCCCGAATGATCCGCACAACCTGGACCCTCGGCAACCGCGACGACCTCAAGCACCTGAACCTGCGCAAGTGGGCCCACATGCTCGGCTTCCGCGGCCACTTCTCCACCAAGACCCGCGCCTACTCCACGACCCTCGGAGCGCTCCGGGCCGCCCGCGCTGAATGGCACCACCGCCACACCCCTCCGCCCTCACCGACCACCCTCGTCCTCGTCCACTGGGCCTACGACGGCATCGGCCTCACGCCCGACCTCGAACGCCTCGCCGCACTCATCAACGGCGGTCCGACCCGCGAACAGGAGGTGACAGCAGGTGCGTGA
- a CDS encoding helix-turn-helix domain-containing protein, with protein sequence MRDELLTVPEAMARLKIGRSALYDLMRTRRLSSLTIGRARRIPAHALADYVQRYLEEAA encoded by the coding sequence GTGCGTGACGAGCTGCTTACCGTTCCCGAAGCCATGGCCCGCCTCAAGATCGGCCGCTCCGCCCTTTACGACCTGATGCGCACCCGCCGCCTGTCCTCCCTGACCATCGGCCGCGCCCGCCGCATCCCCGCCCACGCCCTCGCCGACTACGTCCAGCGCTACCTGGAAGAGGCCGCCTGA
- a CDS encoding tyrosine-type recombinase/integrase, with protein MTAPKRKKARANGEGTIYQRKDGRWEAAGYVLAADGTHKRVRVYGSTRREAADKLAEKIADSNRCLPVATADSTIGDHLTYWLNSVAVHQLRENTHTRYATCIRLHLIPGLGTKKIARLTAKDVRTFLDRLRITCQCCTQGLDTERKACCAIGECCRKQLSPSTVAYVHSVLKSALEHAVREDELPRNVARNVKTAAPRPRRFRPLTGTEARLFLNAARADRLHALYELALRTGLRKGELLGLHWEDLDLTTGTASVRRSLQRTRTGGLTHLPTKTRASERRIALPTECRHSLKEHRKRQDKEFETAASAWRDSGLVFTTPTGRPLDPANLTRRFRSFLDRTGLRRIRFHDLRHSTATLLLEQGVDLVVIKELLGHAHIGVTASVYAHVRLRLQRQAIDTLGGALNPANDDPNDPPAAAIVR; from the coding sequence ATGACCGCCCCCAAGCGTAAGAAGGCCCGCGCCAACGGCGAAGGCACCATCTACCAGCGCAAGGACGGCCGCTGGGAAGCCGCCGGCTACGTCCTCGCCGCCGACGGCACCCACAAACGCGTCCGCGTCTACGGCAGCACGCGGAGGGAAGCCGCCGACAAACTCGCCGAGAAGATTGCCGACAGTAATCGCTGCCTGCCCGTCGCCACCGCAGACAGCACCATCGGCGACCACCTCACGTACTGGCTGAATAGCGTCGCCGTCCACCAGCTCCGCGAGAACACCCACACCCGCTACGCCACCTGCATCCGCCTCCACCTCATCCCCGGCCTCGGCACCAAGAAGATCGCGCGACTGACCGCGAAGGACGTACGCACCTTCCTGGACCGGCTCCGCATCACCTGCCAGTGCTGCACCCAGGGGCTCGATACGGAACGGAAGGCATGCTGCGCCATCGGCGAGTGCTGCCGGAAGCAGTTGTCCCCTTCGACCGTGGCGTATGTGCACTCGGTGCTCAAGTCCGCGCTGGAGCACGCCGTCCGGGAAGATGAGCTGCCCCGCAACGTCGCCCGGAACGTCAAGACCGCTGCGCCCCGGCCCAGACGCTTCCGGCCACTCACCGGGACCGAGGCGCGGTTGTTCCTCAACGCCGCCCGCGCCGACCGGCTGCATGCGCTTTACGAACTCGCCCTACGCACTGGCCTCCGTAAGGGCGAACTCCTCGGCCTCCACTGGGAAGACCTCGACCTCACCACCGGAACGGCCAGTGTCCGACGGTCGCTCCAACGCACCCGAACGGGCGGTCTCACCCACCTGCCCACCAAGACTCGGGCGTCCGAACGCCGCATCGCGCTGCCGACCGAGTGCCGCCACTCCCTCAAAGAGCACAGGAAACGGCAGGACAAGGAATTCGAGACGGCAGCATCAGCCTGGAGGGACAGCGGCCTGGTCTTCACCACGCCGACTGGCCGCCCCCTCGACCCGGCCAACCTCACCCGTCGTTTCCGCAGCTTCCTCGACCGAACCGGACTCCGACGCATCCGCTTTCACGACCTTCGCCACTCGACCGCGACCCTGCTCCTGGAGCAGGGTGTCGACCTCGTCGTGATCAAGGAGCTGTTGGGTCACGCCCACATCGGCGTCACCGCCAGCGTCTACGCCCACGTTCGGCTCCGCCTCCAACGCCAGGCTATCGACACCCTGGGCGGCGCCCTCAACCCGGCCAACGATGACCCCAACGACCCGCCCGCCGCTGCCATCGTCCGCTGA
- a CDS encoding SUKH-3 domain-containing protein, whose protein sequence is MSELSQETQQVLLNAGWEAGRRVDTSEWCTRLANDGFTIHEAAERFLSEFGGLSVPHGGSGISRAREAFEFDPLLALGEDDRFSEWGELVGKVIAPIGELAQGRYFLGIDEDGTIYLVADWLAQFGAGVNGVESLALGVAPEVLYHSYP, encoded by the coding sequence ATGTCTGAGCTATCTCAAGAAACCCAGCAAGTGCTACTGAACGCGGGGTGGGAGGCGGGTCGGCGAGTCGACACCTCGGAGTGGTGCACTCGACTAGCGAATGATGGCTTTACCATTCATGAAGCAGCCGAGCGATTCCTTTCCGAGTTCGGCGGCCTGTCGGTTCCGCATGGCGGTAGTGGAATTTCGCGAGCGAGGGAGGCGTTTGAATTCGATCCACTTCTGGCTCTCGGTGAGGACGACAGGTTCAGCGAGTGGGGTGAACTGGTCGGAAAGGTTATTGCCCCTATTGGTGAGCTTGCCCAAGGGAGATATTTTCTTGGGATCGACGAAGATGGGACGATCTACCTCGTAGCCGATTGGTTGGCGCAATTTGGTGCCGGTGTCAACGGGGTGGAAAGCCTGGCCCTCGGTGTAGCTCCAGAGGTTCTGTATCACAGCTATCCGTAG